From the genome of Pantoea alfalfae, one region includes:
- the thiB gene encoding thiamine ABC transporter substrate binding subunit, whose product MLNKVLPVLLLLSAPVLAAKPVLTVYTYDAFSADWGPGPAVKKAFEAQCNCELKFVTLEDGVSLLNRVRMEGKNSKADVVLGLDNNLVQSAQKTGLFAESQVDTSTLKLPDGWHNTTFVPFDYGYFAFVYDKTRLKNPPKSLKELVDSPEKWRVIYEDPRTSTPGLGLLLWMQKVYGDQAPQAWQKLAQKTVTVTKGWSEAYGLFLKGEGDLVLSYTTSPAYHIIEEKKENYAAAPFAEGHYLQVEVAAQLASSKQPALAQQFMKFMVSPDFQRTIPTGNWMYPVIDTPLPAGFAALDVPSTALQFSPEEVASQRSGWISQWQRAVSR is encoded by the coding sequence GTGTTAAACAAAGTTCTGCCGGTGCTGCTGTTACTCTCCGCCCCCGTTCTGGCGGCCAAGCCGGTTCTCACGGTCTACACCTACGACGCCTTCTCCGCCGACTGGGGCCCTGGCCCGGCGGTTAAAAAAGCCTTTGAAGCCCAGTGCAATTGCGAGCTGAAATTCGTCACGCTGGAAGATGGCGTCTCGCTGCTGAACCGCGTGCGCATGGAAGGCAAAAACAGTAAAGCGGATGTGGTGCTGGGGCTGGATAACAATCTGGTGCAGTCGGCGCAGAAAACCGGCCTGTTTGCCGAAAGTCAGGTCGACACCTCGACATTGAAACTGCCCGATGGCTGGCACAACACCACCTTCGTGCCGTTTGATTATGGCTACTTCGCGTTTGTCTATGACAAAACCCGGCTGAAGAATCCGCCAAAAAGCCTGAAAGAGCTGGTCGACAGCCCGGAGAAGTGGCGCGTGATCTACGAAGATCCCCGCACCAGCACGCCCGGATTAGGTCTATTGCTGTGGATGCAGAAAGTCTATGGCGATCAGGCACCGCAGGCATGGCAAAAGCTGGCACAGAAGACAGTGACGGTCACCAAAGGCTGGAGTGAAGCCTATGGCCTGTTCCTCAAGGGCGAAGGTGATCTGGTGCTGAGCTACACCACCTCTCCGGCTTACCACATCATCGAAGAGAAGAAAGAGAACTATGCCGCCGCGCCGTTTGCAGAGGGCCACTATCTGCAGGTTGAAGTTGCCGCGCAGTTAGCCAGCAGCAAACAGCCAGCGCTGGCGCAGCAGTTCATGAAGTTTATGGTCTCGCCTGACTTCCAGCGCACCATACCCACCGGCAACTGGATGTACCCGGTGATCGACACGCCGCTGCCTGCCGGTTTCGCGGCGCTCGACGTGCCTTCCACCGCCCTGCAGTTCTCGCCGGAAGAGGTTGCCAGCCAGCGCTCGGGCTGGATTAGCCAGTGGCAACGCGCCGTCAGCCGCTGA
- the thiP gene encoding thiamine/thiamine pyrophosphate ABC transporter permease ThiP, which yields MATRRQPLMPRWLIPGSLATALLTLVAFLAFGALWRAAPDTDLRGVLQDDYLHHVIAFSFAQALLSALLSLLPAVPLARALYRRRFPGRQLLLRLCAMTLVLPVLVAVFGLLTVYGSNGWLAQLCQLAGIDYHFSPYGLSGILLAHVFFNLPLATRLMLQALESIPAEQRQLAAQLDLRGWHHFRLLEWPWLRRQLLPTGALIFMLCFASFATVLSLGGGPQATTIELAIFQALSYDYDPGRAALLALIQLGCCVTLVLLSQRFSKAIPAGTSQLNGWRDPQDSRWAQLVDALLILLALILLLPPLAAVIVDGLHGGVRGALAQPALWQATLTSLRIATGAGLLCVVLTMMLLWSSRELRLRQRPAAATLIDTSGMLILAMPGIVLATGFFLLFNATIGLPESADGLVIFTNALIAIPYALKVLENPMRDVAERYGRLCDSLDIHGWNRLRLIELRALKRPLAQALAFACVLSIGDFGVVALFGSADFRTLPFYLYQQIGAYRGADGAVTALLLLLLCLLLFTLMEKLPDRHADTE from the coding sequence GTGGCAACGCGCCGTCAGCCGCTGATGCCGCGCTGGCTGATTCCCGGTTCCCTCGCCACAGCATTACTGACACTTGTGGCGTTTCTGGCCTTCGGTGCACTCTGGCGCGCCGCGCCGGACACGGACTTACGCGGCGTGCTGCAGGATGACTATCTGCATCACGTTATCGCATTCTCGTTTGCTCAGGCGCTGCTCTCCGCCCTGCTGTCGCTGCTGCCTGCGGTGCCGCTGGCGCGGGCGCTCTATCGACGTCGTTTCCCAGGCCGCCAGCTGCTGCTGCGCTTGTGCGCCATGACGCTGGTGCTGCCAGTACTGGTGGCGGTATTTGGGCTGCTAACCGTCTACGGTAGCAATGGCTGGCTGGCGCAGCTGTGCCAGCTGGCAGGGATCGATTACCACTTCTCTCCCTACGGTTTATCGGGCATTTTGCTGGCGCACGTCTTCTTTAACCTGCCGCTGGCGACCCGCCTGATGCTGCAGGCGCTCGAGAGCATTCCGGCGGAACAGCGTCAGCTGGCGGCACAGCTCGACCTGCGCGGCTGGCACCATTTTCGTCTGCTGGAGTGGCCATGGCTGCGGCGTCAGCTGCTGCCGACCGGCGCGCTGATCTTCATGCTCTGTTTCGCCAGCTTTGCTACCGTGCTCTCGCTGGGCGGCGGCCCGCAGGCGACGACCATTGAGCTGGCGATATTCCAGGCGCTGAGTTATGACTACGATCCCGGACGCGCTGCACTGCTGGCGCTGATCCAGCTTGGCTGCTGCGTAACGCTGGTGCTGCTCAGCCAGCGCTTCAGCAAGGCGATTCCCGCCGGAACCAGTCAGTTGAACGGCTGGCGCGATCCGCAGGATTCGCGCTGGGCGCAGCTGGTTGATGCGCTGCTGATCCTGCTGGCGCTGATCCTGCTGCTGCCTCCACTGGCGGCGGTCATCGTCGATGGTCTGCACGGCGGAGTGCGAGGCGCGCTGGCACAGCCTGCACTGTGGCAGGCCACGTTGACTTCATTGCGCATCGCCACCGGCGCCGGTCTGCTCTGTGTGGTGCTGACCATGATGCTGCTGTGGAGCAGCCGCGAGCTGCGCCTGCGTCAGCGCCCGGCGGCGGCAACCCTTATCGACACCAGCGGCATGCTGATTCTGGCGATGCCAGGCATCGTGCTCGCCACCGGCTTTTTCCTGTTGTTCAACGCCACCATCGGCCTGCCCGAGTCGGCCGACGGGCTGGTGATCTTTACCAATGCGCTGATCGCCATTCCCTATGCGCTGAAAGTGCTGGAAAACCCGATGCGGGATGTCGCAGAGCGCTATGGCAGACTCTGCGATTCTCTGGATATCCACGGCTGGAACCGGCTGCGGCTGATTGAGCTGCGGGCGCTGAAGCGTCCGCTGGCTCAGGCACTGGCCTTTGCCTGCGTGCTGTCGATTGGTGATTTTGGCGTGGTGGCGCTGTTTGGCAGCGCCGACTTCCGCACGCTGCCGTTCTACCTTTATCAGCAGATCGGCGCCTATCGCGGCGCAGATGGCGCGGTCACTGCCCTGCTGCTGCTGCTGCTCTGTTTGTTGCTGTTCACCCTGATGGAAAAATTACCAGACCGCCATGCTGACACTGAATAA
- the thiQ gene encoding thiamine ABC transporter ATP-binding protein ThiQ — protein sequence MLTLNNLTYLYQHLPMRFSLNATRGERIAILGPSGAGKSTLLSLIAGFLPVKQGTLMIDGQEHTHSVPARRPVSMLFQENNLFPHLSVQQNMALGLHPGLKLSTEQRQQLAALADQVGLGDLLTRLPGELSGGQRQRVALARCLLRDRPVLLLDEPFSALDPALRGEMLQLVRSVCEARSITLLMVSHSLEDAQQIAPRSVVIVDGRVYWDGETRQLLSGETREAEVLGIPHR from the coding sequence ATGCTGACACTGAATAACCTCACGTACCTTTATCAGCATCTGCCGATGCGCTTTAGTCTCAACGCCACTCGCGGCGAGCGCATCGCGATCCTCGGCCCCAGCGGGGCCGGTAAAAGCACGCTGCTGAGCCTGATTGCCGGTTTCCTGCCGGTGAAACAGGGCACCCTGATGATTGACGGCCAGGAGCACACCCACAGCGTGCCGGCCAGACGGCCCGTGTCGATGCTGTTTCAGGAGAACAACCTGTTTCCGCACCTCAGCGTGCAGCAGAATATGGCGCTGGGGCTGCATCCGGGATTAAAACTCAGCACTGAGCAGCGTCAGCAATTGGCTGCGCTGGCCGATCAGGTGGGATTAGGCGATCTGCTTACCCGTCTGCCGGGCGAACTGTCGGGCGGACAGCGACAGCGCGTGGCGCTGGCACGCTGCCTGTTGCGTGATCGTCCGGTATTACTGCTGGATGAGCCTTTTTCTGCGCTGGACCCGGCGCTGCGCGGAGAGATGCTGCAACTGGTACGTTCGGTGTGTGAAGCGCGCAGCATCACGCTGCTGATGGTGTCGCACAGTCTGGAAGATGCCCAGCAGATTGCGCCGCGCAGCGTGGTGATTGTGGATGGACGGGTGTACTGGGATGGCGAAACCCGACAGCTGCTGTCGGGCGAGACGCGGGAGGCCGAGGTACTCGGTATCCCGCATCGTTAA
- a CDS encoding DedA family protein, with protein MEAWIQQLITQSLEWALFAVALVTFLESLALVGLLLPGTVMMASLGALVGSGELGLYPAWAAGFAGCLIGDWVSYGIGWKFQGPLHRWKYLQKYKGLLDKTEHALHQHSMFTILVGRFVGPTRPLIPLAAGMLELPVRKFLPPNIIGCILWPPLYLLPGILAGVAIDVPKAAQGSSFKWLLLGAALLIWLGGWLCWRWWRSGKSRDWATAWLPPERLRWAGPLGLVVAVSAFVGIQFHPMMPVFRHLLWQVFFA; from the coding sequence ATGGAAGCCTGGATTCAACAACTGATTACGCAGTCTCTGGAGTGGGCGCTGTTTGCCGTTGCGCTGGTGACATTTCTGGAGTCGCTGGCGCTGGTCGGGCTGTTGCTGCCAGGTACGGTAATGATGGCCAGTCTGGGCGCGCTGGTCGGCAGTGGCGAACTTGGCCTTTACCCTGCCTGGGCTGCGGGCTTTGCCGGCTGTCTGATTGGTGATTGGGTCTCTTACGGCATCGGCTGGAAATTCCAGGGGCCGCTGCATCGCTGGAAGTATCTGCAAAAATATAAAGGCCTGCTGGATAAAACCGAGCACGCCCTGCATCAGCACAGCATGTTTACGATTCTGGTCGGTCGATTTGTAGGCCCTACGCGTCCGCTGATCCCACTGGCGGCCGGTATGCTGGAGCTGCCGGTGCGTAAATTTCTGCCGCCAAACATTATTGGCTGCATTCTCTGGCCGCCGCTCTATCTGCTGCCCGGTATTCTGGCGGGGGTAGCGATCGATGTGCCCAAAGCCGCGCAGGGGAGCAGCTTTAAATGGCTGTTACTCGGCGCAGCACTGCTGATCTGGCTGGGTGGCTGGTTATGCTGGCGCTGGTGGCGCAGCGGCAAGAGCCGCGACTGGGCCACGGCCTGGCTGCCGCCTGAGCGTTTGCGCTGGGCAGGACCGCTGGGTCTGGTGGTCGCCGTCTCGGCGTTCGTCGGCATTCAGTTCCATCCGATGATGCCGGTTTTCCGGCATCTGCTGTGGCAGGTTTTCTTCGCCTGA
- the polB gene encoding DNA polymerase II, translating into MNMPRAGFLLTRHWRDSPHGSEIILWLATDAGAQRVVLPVQESVAFIPEEFQAQVSELLKDERQFRIQSLALKDFRRRPVFGLYCPQNRQLQRIEKRLREQGIPVYEADIRPPERYLMERFITAPVWFDGEQHGDSMINARLKPHPDYRPPLKWVSLDIETTQHGELYCIGLEGCGQRQVFMLGPPNGDASMLDFELIYLDSRPQLLEALNQWFAEHDPDVLIGWNVVQFDLRVLQKHADRYGIPLRLGRQQAALEWREHGFKPGVFFAQASGRLIIDGIDALKSAFWDFPSFSLESVSQQLLGEGKAIDNPWQRMEEINWRFANDKPALARYNLKDCELVTRIFHKTAIMPFLLERAAVNGLAVDRHGGSVAAFGHLYIPRMHRAGFVAPNMGDVAPEASPGGYVMDSRPGLYDSVLVLDYKSLYPSIIRTFLIDPVGLVEGLAHPDDADSVEGFREARFSRHTHCLPAIVEQIWLGREAAKKQNNQPLSQALKIIMNAFYGVLGTSACRFFDPRLASSITLRGHAIMQQTRALIEAEGYDVIYGDTDSTFVWLKSAHSEEQAAAIGQQLVQKVNAWWRAHLQQTQGLTSALELEYESHFCRFLMPTIRGAEQGSKKRYAGLIRDAAGERMVFKGLESVRTDWTPLAKQFQQQLYHRIFHREPWQDYIRTTVAQLLAGELDDQLIYKKRLRRPLNEYERNVPPHVRAARLADEQNRKLNRPLQYQKGGRIRYVMATAGPEPLEARRTPLDYDHYVTKQLQPIAEGILPFVEGDFATLITGQLGLF; encoded by the coding sequence CTGAATATGCCCCGCGCAGGTTTTCTGCTCACCCGCCACTGGCGCGACAGCCCGCATGGCAGCGAAATTATCCTCTGGCTTGCCACCGATGCCGGCGCGCAGCGCGTGGTGCTGCCGGTGCAGGAGTCTGTCGCGTTTATTCCTGAAGAATTTCAGGCGCAGGTCAGCGAATTACTTAAAGATGAACGTCAGTTTCGGATTCAGTCGCTAGCGCTGAAAGATTTCCGCCGCCGTCCGGTTTTTGGTCTCTATTGCCCGCAGAATCGTCAGCTACAGCGCATCGAAAAACGGCTGCGTGAACAGGGCATTCCGGTCTATGAGGCGGATATCCGTCCGCCGGAGCGCTACCTGATGGAGCGTTTTATTACCGCCCCGGTCTGGTTTGACGGCGAGCAGCACGGCGACAGCATGATTAATGCGCGGCTCAAACCTCATCCCGACTATCGCCCGCCGCTGAAATGGGTCTCGCTGGACATTGAAACCACGCAGCACGGCGAGCTTTACTGCATCGGGCTGGAGGGGTGCGGTCAGCGCCAGGTCTTTATGCTCGGCCCGCCAAACGGTGATGCCAGCATGCTGGATTTTGAGCTGATCTATCTCGACAGCCGCCCGCAACTGCTTGAAGCACTGAACCAGTGGTTTGCAGAGCATGACCCGGACGTGTTGATTGGCTGGAACGTGGTGCAGTTTGACCTGCGGGTGCTGCAAAAGCATGCCGATCGCTATGGTATTCCGTTGCGTCTTGGCCGCCAGCAGGCCGCGCTGGAGTGGCGTGAACATGGCTTCAAGCCCGGCGTTTTTTTCGCTCAGGCCAGCGGTCGGTTAATTATCGATGGCATCGACGCACTGAAATCGGCGTTCTGGGATTTCCCGTCGTTCAGCCTGGAGTCGGTGTCGCAACAGCTGCTGGGTGAAGGGAAAGCGATTGATAATCCCTGGCAGCGAATGGAGGAGATCAACTGGCGCTTTGCCAACGATAAACCGGCGCTGGCACGCTATAACCTGAAAGACTGCGAGCTGGTGACGCGCATTTTTCACAAAACCGCGATTATGCCGTTTCTGCTGGAACGCGCGGCGGTGAATGGCCTTGCGGTCGATCGCCACGGCGGTTCGGTGGCGGCCTTTGGTCATCTTTATATTCCGCGGATGCATCGCGCCGGATTTGTCGCCCCGAACATGGGTGATGTCGCCCCGGAAGCGAGTCCGGGCGGCTATGTGATGGATTCGCGCCCCGGCCTGTATGACTCGGTGCTGGTGCTGGATTACAAAAGCCTCTATCCGTCGATTATCCGCACCTTCCTGATCGACCCGGTGGGTCTGGTAGAGGGACTGGCCCATCCTGATGATGCCGATTCAGTCGAAGGTTTCCGCGAAGCGCGTTTTTCACGGCATACCCACTGTCTGCCCGCGATTGTTGAGCAGATCTGGCTGGGTCGTGAAGCGGCGAAAAAGCAGAACAACCAGCCGCTGTCTCAGGCACTGAAGATCATCATGAATGCCTTTTACGGCGTGCTGGGCACCAGCGCCTGCCGCTTCTTTGATCCGCGTCTCGCCTCCTCAATTACCCTGCGCGGTCACGCCATCATGCAGCAGACCCGCGCACTGATTGAGGCGGAAGGCTACGACGTTATCTATGGCGACACCGACTCCACGTTTGTCTGGCTGAAGTCCGCCCACAGCGAAGAGCAGGCCGCCGCGATTGGTCAGCAGCTGGTGCAGAAAGTGAATGCCTGGTGGCGAGCCCACCTGCAGCAAACCCAGGGGCTGACCAGCGCACTGGAACTGGAGTATGAAAGCCACTTCTGCCGCTTCCTGATGCCAACCATTCGCGGCGCGGAACAGGGCAGCAAGAAACGCTACGCCGGACTGATTCGTGACGCTGCCGGTGAGCGCATGGTCTTCAAGGGGCTGGAATCGGTACGAACCGACTGGACGCCGCTGGCCAAACAGTTTCAGCAGCAGCTCTACCATCGCATTTTTCACCGTGAGCCGTGGCAGGACTACATCCGCACGACCGTAGCGCAGTTGCTGGCCGGTGAACTCGACGATCAGCTGATCTACAAAAAGCGTCTGCGGCGGCCGCTGAATGAATATGAACGAAACGTGCCCCCGCATGTGCGTGCCGCCCGGCTGGCCGATGAGCAGAATCGTAAATTAAACCGGCCATTGCAGTACCAGAAGGGAGGCCGTATTCGTTACGTTATGGCGACGGCAGGTCCGGAACCACTGGAAGCGCGCCGCACGCCACTGGACTATGACCACTACGTGACGAAGCAACTTCAGCCGATCGCAGAGGGGATTCTGCCCTTTGTTGAAGGGGATTTTGCTACACTGATTACAGGGCAACTGGGGCTTTTTTGA